In Zingiber officinale cultivar Zhangliang chromosome 8B, Zo_v1.1, whole genome shotgun sequence, a single genomic region encodes these proteins:
- the LOC122016091 gene encoding uncharacterized protein LOC122016091, with amino-acid sequence MEKKQGFFSALREEVARGLSPSRSRGRSRSESPRRSSSPVAELLSFSRRWRRRGIAGELAVPRSGSLTPLMEGPEHGEGEDAKKERGWGQWVKDQLSRAPSVSVSAASFRRPDLRLLLGVMAAPLAPIHACSTDPLPHLSIKDTPIETSSAQYILQQYIAASGGLKLLSSIRNTYAMGKVRMVATEFETATRVIKNRGATRDAESGGFVLWQMVPEMWYVELSVGGNKVHAGCNGKLVWRHTPWLGAHAAKGPIRPLRRALQGLDPLTTASMFANTRCIGEKKINGEDCFILKLCADPDTLRSRSEGAAEVIRHVLFGYFSQKTGLLLHIEDSHLTRIQPSSGGDAVYWETSINSFLDDYRPVEGMMIAHSGHSVVTLFRFGEVVMSHSKTRMEEAWTIEEVAFNVAGLSMDCFIPPADIKRESISEACELPKRERGKSIMVGGHRAKIAALGKFNDTADG; translated from the exons ATGGAGAAGAAGCAGGGATTCTTTTCGGCGCTGAGGGAGGAGGTTGCGAGGGGACTGTCTCCGTCACGGTCGCGGGGGAGGTCGAGGTCGGAGAGCCCGCGGCGGAGCTCGTCGCCGGTGGCGGAGCTACTGTCGTTCTCTCGGCGGTGGAGGCGGCGCGGGATCGCGGGGGAACTCGCGGTGCCGAGATCCGGGAGTCTGACACCGCTGATGGAGGGGCCGGAACACGGGGAGGGAGAGGATGCGAAGAAGGAGCGTGGGTGGGGACAGTGGGTCAAGGACCAGCTGTCGCGTGCGCCGTCCGTCTCAGTCTCCGCTGCCTCCTTCCGACGACCGGATCTACGGTTGCTGCTCGGCGTCATGGCGGCTCCCCTCGCCCCTATCCATGCTTGCTCCACCGACCCGCTTCCTCACCTCAGCATTAAGGATACTCCCATT GAGACCTCTTCAGCACAGTACATCCTTCAgcagtacattgctgcatcaggaGGTCTCAAGCTGCTCAGTTCCATTAGGAATACATATGCAATGGGGAAGGTGCGGATGGTGGCTACCGAGTTTGAGACTGCAACCAGGGTCATAAAAAACAGGGGCGCAACAAGGGATGCTGAGTCTGGTGGATTTGTTCTCTGGCAGATGGTACCTGAGATGTGGTATGTTGAGCTCTCTGTAGGTGGCAATAAGGTCCATGCGGGTTGTAACGGCAAGCTAGTTTGGCGGCACACACCATGGCTAGGTGCTCATGCTGCCAAGGGTCCCATTCGTCCCCTTCGTAGAGCTCTTCAG GGTCTTGATCCACTGACCACAGCTAGCATGTTTGCTAATACTCGATGTATCGGGGAGAAAAAGATCAACGGTGAGGATTGCTTCATCCTCAAGCTCTGTGCAGATCCAGATACACTTAGGTCCAGGAGCGAAGGGGCTGCTGAGGTTATTAGGCATGTCTTGTTCGGCTACTTTAGCCAGAAAACTGGGCTTCTCCTCCATATCGAGGACTCGCATCTGACTCGGATTCAGCCAAGTTCTGGTGGGGATGCAGTTTATTGGGAAACCTCAATCAACTCCTTCCTAGATGACTACCGTCCTGTCGAAGGCATGATGATTGCGCATTCTGGCCATTCAGTTGTGACTCTCTTTCGGTTTGGTGAAGTGGTCATGAGCCATTCAAAGACCAGGATGGAAGAGGCTTGGACTATTGAAGAGGTGGCTTTTAATGTTGCTGGCCTTTCCATGGACTGTTTTATCCCTCCAGCAGACATAAAACGCGAGTCGATTAGTGAGGCTTGCGAGCTACCTAAAAGGGAGAGGGGGAAGAGCATCATGGTTGGTGGTCATCGGGCTAAGATTGCAGCATTGGGGAAATTCAATGATACTGCTGACGGTTAA